Below is a window of Plasmodium gaboni strain SY75 chromosome 6, whole genome shotgun sequence DNA.
atttgtaaataaatatataaatatatttatatattttttcttaaattttataataatcttTTTCCTTACTCATTGTATTGTATTAtgtttaaataaaaaaaaatataataatataaaccaaaaaaaaagaaatatatatgttatgatgaatatataaaaagaaatgataaatatgaatatatattaatttatattccacataaaaaataaaatatatacatatatattaataatgtaattaaaatatccctattttatataaagaatataattttaatagAGTAATTTCCCAGTGATCATATATTATCGatttgaaatattatattttacatataaaaaaatcactggaatatgaaaataaagattatatattaaattcaaaaatatatatatatatatatattataatatataaatgtattttattattaattatttcatgttttaatttaaaactatataaataagtattataaaaataatgttaCAGTGGcatgataaaaaaaaaatcaataaataaaataataaataaagaataattttttttacctcataaaaaatatatatatatatataatacatggtataaatatatatacatatttgtatatattattatatttatatgggggaaaaatttttcaatgtatcataattttatattacatatttattatattagtacattattataatttgaAATATATCTCATATCAAACtttatgaaataaaaaaaaaattattatttcattatatattcacttaagcattttttattttttttattttataagGGGGAACAAATATTTACATGGTAAAGCCTTTTAGATATATAcaacaatataatattatatatattatatatatttcatttatatgatGAAACAGAAATAAGgttcttatattttttatttatattatatctattattttcaaatatataaaggtatattgttatttattaaaatcataatatataaaattataagagcataacaatataatatattatatattatatatatttcatttatatgatGAAACAGAAATAAGgttcttatattttttatttatattatatctattattttcaaatatataaaggtatattgttatttattaaaatcataatacataaaattataagaggataacaatataatatattaaaaatagaaCGTTTTTTTAAATAGCGTTTAAATGTATCTTTCAATTATATTgatcattataatatttttatttagtattatattatacGTGTGTGTTTTTATATCATGATACTTTATTATCTATACTgtgtaataataatttaaatgCTATCTACATTATTAATAGAgattataattattatatatatatatacagCACATATGTATTACTATATATAagttaaatatatttttaaatatattccCATACATTAAAAAggttaatatatatatatataatattttatatttttatatggAATCAAGAGAAAACCATAGAACAAagtataattataaaataacttatataaagtattacagaaaatattttttttcttatttaattttatctataaaaatatcaatatggttatatttttattatttataacgaaaaataagaaaaaggcataatctttttatatctgtattaaaaaaaaaaaaaaaaaaaaaagaaagaagaaaaagaaattacACATTTTAGCtatatgataaaattaattatatatgaacaagTTAAATAGTCTTATAAgagaatataaaataaactttcatcatttaacataaatatacaaataaatccattaaaatgtattttCTTAAAATACATACTTCACATATGACTGTTGTAATATTATGTTATCCATTGAAAGgaattaaatatatatatatatatatatatgatatgTTACTTATCATTGtgtattattaaatatatacttaatatgatataaaatataacactatttaagatatattttcttattcTTAAAATTTATCAAAAGCATATTTGTGTCATATAGAACATATCTTAAAAGAactttatattttttcttatatatatatataattatatttattatactTCATATTCGTCGtagatttaaaaaaaaaaaaagaaataaaaaaatttataattgtttcattatatatttaattatttttatgttcaCCTGTTACATATGTTTTTCCTTATTTAAAACTTCATCctattttgttttaaatattcaattattattttgaaattttctaaattatatattatacaattttttcttttattatatagaaaaataaatataaatccttaatttttttttttttttccatattaATCAGATAAAggaaaaggaaaaaaatggaagataatttataaaatgaatataataaaaggagttattaaaaatataaatccttaatttttttttttttttccatattaATCAGATAAAggaaaaggaaaaaaatggaagataatttataaaatgaatataataaaaggagttattaaaaaataataatatacataatgATGTATTACTGTAAATAATTTAAGAATTCAtctattatattattatttcatagatttttttaattcataaGGTTTTAATgtatgtaatatatatataattatataatattaatttattacCCCCTTATAGCACCATTTTTACTATTCATTaaaggtatatatatattattatatatattatataaatatatgcatataCTCAAATATAAgcaattaaaaaaaaaaaagaagaattagtatatattaaaaatacttaatatatgtaaaaatagtcatgaacatattttataaagaaaatcttataacaatatataatatatataatatataaaatattatttttatatatacatatataatttatataataatatataaataattaatatagTGCTTATGCTTATTTTTTaagtataaatattataaataaacccaataatttttaatatgtatattggtaaaatattaaacaataataagtatatataaatattatatattattatgttatattgtattatatatatatataaatatatatatgtattataaaaaatatataataccATATATGTAgtaaatttttataaaaaaaaagaaaaaaaaaaaaaaaattgaaaatttaaatagaagaaataaatttttatgaatttataatttttaagtttaattaaaaaaaaaatattttttatgtttaaacattttttttgaaaaaaataatagtaatacAATAATTAATCATTTAATaaggtaaaaaaaaaaaaaagaaataaaaaagaaaaatatatatggaaaTAACTTCAAGCCCatttaaaattttgaaACATTAACgtattttaatatatattaagaattatataaaattataattttatattcatttcattaatatattatttatttatatatttattttttttcttttgaagtatattttttaaaaatggCAACAAGATTTAAGAAGAACAGGAAAAAGAGAGGTCATGTTTCAGCTGGTCACGGTCGTGTTGGTAAACACAGAAAACATCCTGGTGGAAGAGGAAAAGCTGGAGGTTTACATCACATGAGAATTAATTTTGATAAATATCACCCCGGTTATTTTGGAAAggtaatataaataataatattatatatatatatatatatatatatatatatatatattaaactataatatttacaaaaaaaaaaaaaaaatattgtgTATCCTTTAcacaataatatattatatgtatatatttatttatatggttataatttatttcatttttttttttttttttttttttccatttgTATAGGTTGGTATGAGacatttaaatttattaaaaaatagaaCCTACTGCCCAACCATTAATGTAGATAAATTATGGGGACTTTTACCagaagaaaagaaaaaagaattttCTGCAAATAAAGATATTGCACCTGTTATTGATGTAACAAGAAAAGGATATTTTAAAGTTTTAGGAAATGGTAAATTAAAACACAATCAACCAATTGTAGTAAAAGCAAGATACTTTTCATCAGTTGctgagaaaaaaattaaagcTGTTGGTGGTCAATGTATATTAGTTGCttaaacatatatacataaatatatgtatttatatattaattaaaattatttataaattagtatatttatatatatatataaattacaatttataatattaatacatatatatatatgtatatgtatgtatttattattgttcattggatttatatatatttatatttttattcttttttttccttttttttttttttttttttaaattacACTATACATTGTATAATTGTTCAATGGGAACTTATAATGcttattcattttattattaagaataaacagaataataattttttaatatattttaaacGAAAATATTGAgaatatatacatataatatgaaatatataaatatttaatatatataccacACCGATTTTATAAGACGTTTAATAATAGAAATGTGTTGTTCAATTAATGGTTATAactatataaatatataaataagtaaatatatatatatatatattattattgtgTAATAGTTCAAAAAATgtgatatattattgtcgtaaaacaaaatatatatatatatatataatatatatattaatatatattttgtgtTTATATTCGTATATAATATGGTcccttttttttcttctttttatgtgctgttcatattattttttataaatatatatatatatatataccaaATATCAACGTGcatttataattataataagttatatatacatatatatgtgtattatttaaataatttcatGTCTCTTATACTTTTCCTATCAAAATTTATGCACACATCattactttttatattgtcTTCTATTATCTCTTGTTCTGttatttttgaaaatttttCTGGGACAgaaagaaaagaaatatcACATTTCTTATGTAGGAGAAATAAAACCAGtgttataaaattaattagtaaaagaatatacaaaaatgtattatttgAGTATAATGGTCtgtaaaataataagatatataaattaataaatataaataaatatatatatttatatattacttttttttataccCAATAAatcttatatttttcaatgtcaaatcaaataaaaatgtagCATATGTAAAACTCGAATAGGTATAGAATATTTTCTAGAAAGgaaagtatatatattttaaaatatgtcAATTGATTATAACAGTATAACAAGAAAACATTTTTAGAAATCTATATCAATGTATGACATATGTATTATTcataatgaatattttatttatatattttaatacGGTTGAGAATAATGATATTCCtaaagaaatgaaaaaaaaaagacatATATTCAAAAGAAGAGAATTAAGATATGTGCCCCTTTTCTCTAATACAAATATGAATCCTAGGCTTAACtataagaagaaaaaatatataaataaatatatatatatatatatatatattacaagACTATTGTTATGCATACGCTCAAAGAATGAATTATAACTAgttataaattaaatggTTGATCaatatatgcatatattGGTATctgtttattttttatagtttcatattataattactTTTGAGCAAAATTGAATAAATCCTGACAATGAACAAACAAGTAAATAAGACATAATGAATGTATAAATTATTGTTGAAAGGACAGACAATCTTATTTGTACAAGATActacaaaataaaaagaataaataaataaatataaatataaatatatatatatatatatataatacttatagtttatgtttttttggttttcttaatttttattttattttttatttttatatatatttttcctttgGTTTACCACCAAAAGTGAATCTAAAAATGTGAGGCTATTTATAATGtcatcattatattttaatacatCGATTATAATGTATACTAACAAATGcataattattattgtacttatgattaaaaatattattccTAAGAAAAGTGATAAGTATGGAAAtaagatattattattgttggTATAATTGTCTAGTAAAATATCATACTCTTTCTCTAAGTTATGCACTGTATAATtaagaaaatttttttccctattatattttatatatttaaaaaatgatcggaaataattcatttttaataattgatttttttctttttgtaATGTCTCtgtaatatttaataacaTTTTACTTTTTCTGTTTATTATGTCTAGTTGTTTTTTTAAGtcatcttttttaatttttttttttctatatatataagaattaATTAAATTGAGAGGTAATGATATTAATCCGATACCACCatagaatataaaaaaaagaaatcCAATAAATGagataattataataatataatcattGAATTTTAGATTAatgattattttaatatttgtattttttatattttcacAATGTTctatttttcttatattatatatgacAAAATTTGTTTTGTATATTTCTTTGATGTAATTATACCATAACTCACACTCTTGAGCATTTAAGCTTAAACTTAATTTTTTGAGATATAAGAAAGTTAAATAgagaaaagaaataaatgataaaaaaaagaaaagtGTTACAggtataatttttttataaatggTTTTGTATGTCATcttgttataataattattatcattaataatattatcatcattaataaatttaccatcattaataatataaccattatttttgttattattattctttcctttattttgattttttattttgatatgATGTTTATTGAAGgtataaatttttttgtcTGATTCTGAATATATGATAAACATAATAGGTGTtaacataaaaatgtataatataCTTAACCAATAACATATTCTAAATAATTTGAATATGTCTATGtatttttctatatctttatatgtattataataaacGTCTATAGGTACTAACAATATTATTGTCcaagataatatataaccaattataataaagcatttaattataatataaaccagccgattattttcttctttatggctatatattattattaagCGTGTACCGATAATTCCTGATATGAGTAAATATGccataaaaaaaattaataaaatatattcctccatttttaaatatttataaaatgaatttaaaaTGTACTTTTTCTAAAGAGTAATGATGCTTGTTTTATTCTGatatttatcataattaaaaatacatagtcattttttatatgaagaAAG
It encodes the following:
- a CDS encoding putative 60S ribosomal protein L27a, which translates into the protein MATRFKKNRKKRGHVSAGHGRVGKHRKHPGGRGKAGGLHHMRINFDKYHPGYFGKVGMRHLNLLKNRTYCPTINVDKLWGLLPEEKKKEFSANKDIAPVIDVTRKGYFKVLGNGKLKHNQPIVVKARYFSSVAEKKIKAVGGQCILVA
- a CDS encoding putative membrane protein (conserved Plasmodium membrane protein, unknown function); this translates as MEEYILLIFFMAYLLISGIIGTRLIIIYSHKEENNRLVYIIIKCFIIIGYILSWTIILLVPIDVYYNTYKDIEKYIDIFKLFRICYWLSILYIFMLTPIMFIIYSESDKKIYTFNKHHIKIKNQNKGKNNNNKNNGYIINDGKFINDDNIINDNNYYNKMTYKTIYKKIIPVTLFFFLSFISFLYLTFLYLKKLSLSLNAQECELWYNYIKEIYKTNFVIYNIRKIEHCENIKNTNIKIIINLKFNDYIIIIISFIGFLFFIFYGGIGLISLPLNLINSYIYRKKKIKKDDLKKQLDIINRKSKMLLNITETLQKEKNQLLKMNYFRSFFKYIKYNREKNFLNYTVHNLEKEYDILLDNYTNNNNILFPYLSLFLGIIFLIISTIIIMHLLVYIIIDVLKYNDDIINSLTFLDSLLVYLVQIRLSVLSTIIYTFIMSYLLVCSLSGFIQFCSKLSLGFIFVLEKRGTYLNSLLLNICLFFFISLGISLFSTKIFYTYSSFTYATFLFDLTLKNIRFIGPLYSNNTFLYILLLINFITLVLFLLHKKCDISFLSVPEKFSKITEQEIIEDNIKSNDVCINFDRKSIRDMKLFK